GAGGCTTTCGACTTTATTACTAAACCAATTCCACTTGGCCGATTCACCAAAACTATAATTAAAATACAAGAGCATTTCAAGAACCTCACCCCTACTCCAGCTAACACCCAGGATTTTTTTGTAGTAAAAACTAATTCCGAATTTGTTCGCATCAACCACCACGAAGTATATTATATAGAAGCCATGAGCGATTTTGTGAATGTGAAAACTATGGAAAAGAAAATGGTGGTATTGGTAAATTTAAAAAATTTAATGGAGCAAATTCCCGAACAAATATTTGTGCGTTGCCACCGTTCTTATATAGTGAATATCGAAAAAATAATCAAGTACGATGGCTCCAATCTTTATCTATCCGACGACATTAAAATACCCGTAGGTCGTGAGTTTGCATCTATTGTTGAGCAAAGCTTTTTGGGAAATAATTTAATTAAAAGGAAAACCAAATAGTGCGAAAGGATAAGGAAGCTGACGCCGAATGGCTCTTACCGTACACACTCATTACGCCTGCCCCCTCACCTCGGCTGATACGTATCCAAAATCTCATCCTTACTCTTATTCATAAAGCCCAGCAACGCTTTTTTATTCGTGCTGTCCGTTTGCCGATTATATATATTTTTGAGTGCCTCATTTCCTTCTTTGTCCTTTCCTAGCAGCACCAAAGTAATTCCTTTATTCATTAATAGCATATCATAGTTTTCGCTCTTGGTAGAAAGTGTGTCGAAATATTTATTATATAATTCCAAACCTGTATTATAGTATTTATTGGCTGAAATGGAATCACCAAGTCTATAACACATCATACCTGCTCGCACATAAATATCGGGATTGGAGGAATTGGCTCTAATGAGATGCTGTGCAGTAATTAGTGCTTT
This genomic interval from Bacteroidota bacterium contains the following:
- a CDS encoding LytTR family DNA-binding domain-containing protein, with the protein product METIKCIILDDQLEDRLIIETYLASFPDFEIVGTFEEPLAALRCLSENKIDVMFSDVEMPSLNGFEFYNTLLQKPITVFISSFPTYAATGFDVEAFDFITKPIPLGRFTKTIIKIQEHFKNLTPTPANTQDFFVVKTNSEFVRINHHEVYYIEAMSDFVNVKTMEKKMVVLVNLKNLMEQIPEQIFVRCHRSYIVNIEKIIKYDGSNLYLSDDIKIPVGREFASIVEQSFLGNNLIKRKTK